The genome window TAATTTCCATCGTATTCAATTCGAAATCGGAGACTTTCCGCATGAGATGAAAATCGGAATTCTTTTTTTACGATCCATTCATGGTAACATATTAGTGCCTCACCAggctaaattttaaaatgtgacTTAGTGCCTCATCCGGCTAAGTTTAAAACATGGATACTTAGATGTCGTTTGGTTAACAGGTAATAATTCAAACTCATACGTTAAACCCGTGGGTATGAGATAGAAGTGtataatcattttaattttttttatctatatttaaTAGTCATTACATCAAACTTGCTTTTAATTTTAAGTCAGTTTTGgcttaattctaatttcaaacataCTCATAGTTTATTACATTTTCCAATTCAAAATCTAAAATAACTTAAAACCTGAATTAAAAGCCAACTTCTAAtcacaaaattttcaaatcCATACTATGATACAATTAGAACAAAAATTAGTTTAACatataagagcaactccagaaacttccctatttggagtcttaaaccaaaatatgaggaatatggaaaaataatccactccaacagTGTCTTAGTGATtccttaaatcactaagatccactagccatgccttatttttaggtaacctctctcctctcctaaatcttattttataataaattttgaatacaaacatgtcctctctcttcacctattgcaataatggtaacttttaataataaaatagtaaataaggaatgaatataaggaatattgttggaggtgagaatagctattattatcttaagtcactaggatccaatattttatattatatttgacgaATGGGCTTAGatactgctggagatgctctaagattaTTCTGTCCTGGACAAGttctaaacttttttttttttttttttgaaaatgagaataaatctcaacgagaatcggcaattcaccgtgataattctttcattcaagaaagcttattatctaaccgtcggacatgcaagatgaccggggaaatttagacaataaaactttaatgtccgaaaagaaaaccggccttcttccaagaatcctgaaaataaaacaagagaaacaaaagaatataagtcgatatatttaacagattacatcaaaatattcccacaatcatgataactcatgattgagacaattaagctcttaattaaggcataataataaaatattaatatccttaattaagacacaattaacgccctcaaataaggcTCAATTAACGCCCTAAATAAATatgcacaatttacgccctcaataattaaggcacaatttacgccctcaataaagaggcataattaacgaggcacaattaccgccttcaattaaggcacaattagcgcactttcctttctgaaaccggatccCGTCCTGAAACCGCTGTCACCGCCACCATCCGCCACCACCGCTGTGCTATCGATCAAGTTGTCTCATCGTATGCGAAGCGAAGCGTATCACATGTAACACGAAAAATCgtcaaaaacaccaaaaaccaaacaaaacacatggattaaacaaacaaacaaatacacacaaacgaagaaacaagattaaaatcaacacctttcgcaattccactcaaaatcatgagaaaaagaaagaatattgtaaataattgtaatagaaGGGCATACCATATCATATTGTTCACGtaagaaatatcaaaaatcaagaAGAGACATACCCATGAACTGATTAGAAGAAGCTGTTAAGGTTGTATTTTATTCCACTTATTCCTTTGATTCCACTGAATCAAGTTTTTTCTGCAAATAGTGTTTGTTAGTTATATATAAACTCTCTTTATTGTTTGAGGAAGCATACAACTGCAGGCTTATTTTGCATCTGCCTACTCAAGTTTTCATATAAAACTCAAACTGGAATATCAAAGTTCgattttaataaaatcttgaacAGACTTTTCGAATTTCACCGGCTGTCCCAGTTTTCACCGCAATATTAGTCATTTTAATGATAGATCTTCCGAACTCCACGTTTAAAGCTAATCCAGCCAAACCTCATACCCATAAATCTCTCTGCAATATTTCTTGTTGTACTGTCCTGCTACAAGCTCTGATCTGATTCCATAATTCCCCGTCCATCTCGCACAAGTTCtaaacttttaaatataaagaaatggAATGAAGAACAACTTCGTTGCAAATTAGTATTCGTATTCAATCTCATTCCAAACACATAAATCGTTCAGATCAAACGGAGAATTGTGGATTAGAATTACATCCTTTTCATCAAAACTATTTAAACATAATGTGATGACTGACTGAtggtaaataattaataaattatctcTTTGTCTTAAGCATCCTCCATCCCGCTACTGGTTTTCATAAACCTAGCAagctaatataattataataataataactgatTTTTGTGCCGAATTCAAGCAACGTCTGCTAAAACTTTCGACATGCAAACAAATGATGAAATAAATGGACAGGACCGTTTCCACATTTTTTCACTTGTTTACGGCAGCAGTCCCTGTTATAATTCCTTGGCCTACTTGTATCCCACCTTCCAGTTGGGTGTGGCGCATGGGGTTTAAATAGCTGGGGTCGCGTAAATTTTGTTCCAAATTCAACCAACTTTCAACATGTCACtcttttgaatatcttttataataaattgaaatagtAACAAGTACCTTATAATTTCACTAAATTTTGTagtatattctatatgattaggattttgtattattttagtaaaaatataacaaaatatcatattttttatatatttgtataagagtatcatttttcaaaactatggcaaaaatatcatcatattACCTCTCACCTCTCAAAACTCTGACAAAAATATCGTCACATTATCCTTTTGAAAATAGATAGCGAGAATAGTGAATGTTGGTGTTGAATTGATTGTAGTATATGTGTAGACAGGATCGTTCTATATTATATGAGAGCCTAGGacgaaaataaatttttggacCTCCCAAGAGaaaatttcttataatatatttatgatacCACGAATTCAGATTTAACTATACATGTtaagatataaattataatgaaaTCAAGATAAAAAAAACCTACCTAATAGCctttcaatttttgaatttttgactcTTGAGAAGTGGATTAGCCGAACATGTAAAGcctaattttgtgaatttgaaAAGCAGCAACAACATTTACTCAGCAACTGCTACTATAGAATTTAAGGTCCAGAATATAACAGTAAAGCATTCTTTGCAAATTAGaaactttttcttttatttcaaaTGTTGTACTCCCTACTATATGTTGTACTTTGTTCACCTACTAAAATGATAAGCGCAAATAATAAAAGCAAATCTCATTTCTTCGAAGTAAACCTATGAAGCAGCACAGATTACAGAGTAATTAAGCATGTGTGGCGTCATGTGCCAAAACCTAAAGGTCcttttttaaatttctaatcTTACAGGCAACTAAACATAAAATCCATGCACATGGAGTAAAACAATTTTATCCTTTTATGGGTCTGCATGACCGGCAACATCATCACTAGAGGCACTTCGTCCATCACTAATATCATCATCACTTGCTTCTTCGTCGCTTTCTTCTGCTGGCTTGCTGGTGATATTCTCCTTCTTAGCATAACGCTCACAGTATTCTGGCAATAAGAGGACAAGTATGTCAGATTATCAATACCAACAACCTGCTGACAGCCCTTTATCAGAAAGATGATACTAAACTGACTATTATGCTAGGCGCTAGCCATTGCATTTTAACTACTTCTGGCCATTAATAACACAATAAGAATGTAACATTTTTAACAAAGACAATGGCTATGAAATTAGCAGTAGTGATTCCTAAGATCTTTAGTCACAGACTCGAAGCCATttgacaaacaaacaaaaacagcCTTACAGAGTTATTACCATCATCTGTAAGCAGAGAAGTGTTTTATAGTGATCAAAGCGAAACTAAGGAAAACACAGATGGAAAAGTTCACCTTTCACTTTTTCGTCATATTGCTTTCTGTCCTTCATCATCAAGGATGCTGCATCGCCATTTAAGGGGTCTGAAGGATTTGGGTAAAGCAAAAGTTGAGGGAGGAAAACTTCAAATACATTTATAAGATCTGCAATGGTACAGAACAATGGTTCATACATCAGAATAATGGTCATTGACAAGTGACAACAAATACACATAATTTACGATACAAGTTCCCTGCCAACGTATAAAATATACTTGCATGTACTTGATGTAATCTTTGGAAAAACAGAAtacaatcatctttgtcttaGGCTATATAAAAAGAGATAAGATTCAGTTTAAAAGGGAAGAAATGTTTGACTGCACATTTTTTACCCTATTCTCTTTTATCTATTGATCACCTTCACTAGATTATCTATTAATTCACAAAATGAAGGACAGTatcatattaataaatgtgtcaTAATTAACTTCACATCTGCAACATATTGCCTATACAGCTTTCTTGAAACCAAAAGCAAGCTAAGaccataatatttttaatctgTCAGGAACATCatgtcatattttaaattttaactaacAAATGGATCACAACAAAGAGAAGGCTTTTCATCAAACAATATAACTTGAAGAATTAGCCCACTGTTTTCTCGAATGGGTATTTATGATGCTTACTTTCTTTTGTATTCTAAAGGGGATATCCTATTCAGTAGTAGTAACTTAAACCAAATTTGCTATATATCTTTTAAACACAACAGCAAGTTGGGTAAACAAAAAACAGAATATAACATCATATTACATTGTGTAGTTTAGTATTACCAAACATTGGACTCCATGATTGGTTGATGACATCTAAGCATACAGAACCCGACCTGTAATAAAAAAATCCagtaaaataatcaaattttattagcAATAGAACCAAAGTTTATAACCAACAGTATTGGGTTCAGAAAGTGGTTCATAGCATGTTATTTCAAGTAGATCCCGACTCACATTTCATCAACATTAGGGTGGTATATTTTATTGAGAAACCCTATAGAAGGAGACTTATATGGATAAGCATCTGGAAGCTCCACGCGAACTTTCCACACACCACCTTCATATAGACCTGTgccgataaattaataaaagtttataacTTCATACTTCATATAAACATATTTCAAACCAAAAACTATGAAACAAGTGGGCATAAATGTTTTAACTTTAACTTTTACCACTGGAGATGAACCAGAACGATGTATAAAGTGAGATAATCTGATCTATGAGGCAGAGTGTAGCCAAAAAACCAGATTGAATTTTATAACATGATCAGTATTAGCTTTCATTCTTCCATATGGCTTTTTAATTATACAACATGGTTattcttagtttttttttccATAAGGTTGTTTTAAGGAAATAAGAGTAGTGCGACGTGCATCCAACACTACAAATAGGCTGTGTGATCTTGAAAACTGTCGAATCACCAGCACTACTGTATTAAATGGCACGAATGACTCCAACCAGACAGACTTGTACGAATCAAATTCTCTAAGACAATCACCCAGAATAAAATAACTAAATCGCAGTATACGTACTTCTAAGTTCTAGCAGAATAATAATAGCAAATTCTAACTGGTTGCAGTTGCAATGCCTGGACACTGACCATGCCAGCTCTAAAAATACAGTAATAAATCAGAAGTAATTATGTTTTCATACAACTAAGGAGACGTATGTCTATAAGCATCCAAAACAAAATTCTGTTGAATTGGGTAAATCTTTAGGCTATAATCATACAGGTTATCCACAAAAGATGATCAAATTCAGCCAATTTAGGGTTCATTGAAGTGCGCTAGAGGAATAAAGACATTATCAAAAAAGATACTATTTGCATTAAAAGAAGTTGTCAGAATACCATTGCTAATATAAACGCTTGTTAAGCAGATTTCATCAAACTACGAGCTTGAATTTTATTCTAACAGCATAATTTGTTCAGACAATTTTGGGTCTTTTCAGAAAGAATTTCATCCTAATCCCAATAAAACATGCAGGAATATATGACTGAGAAACATGTTTGTGTTTCTTAAACAAAGATTGTGGGAATACTGTCATGGAAAAACATAACAATATAAATCCAGTGATCCACTACTCAGTAAGTCGATGCTATAAATAACAGGTGAAAGGTATAGACCTCcaaaacatattaatatagCCCCTTTAATATCAAACTATAACTGTTCAAAAAGTACAGATCAAACTAAATTATCTCGTGCATCCTGCAAATATGCATAATTCACATccacaaaatcaacaaatatatcAGAAAGCATATAATTCAGTAACATAGTACATAACTGTAAGGATAGCGCAGGATGACTAATCTTCATTAGGGGAGTTGTTAATGCTGTTGATAACATGTCACATATTTAATATGAgcttaaaatgaaaataaggaTAGCGCATTACTTTCTTTTGGACCATGGAATTCCACATTAAATTCATTAAGTCCATCATTTATCGGCTCCACAGCATAATCACTCATCATCCTACATCACAACTTTAACAGGTCAGTACGCCAGTAGGGCTATCAGCACAATATCAAGACATCTTAAGTATATGTGGGCGATCAAGTGTAAGAGATTGACCAAAAACTACAGCATATACAAATCTGCcatattgaattttattatagtAGACAAAATTGCAAACTATAAATGGCATGGCTAATGCAATCCCAAAGAATATCACATAAGACGCTTACAGTTTCATGACATCCATATCTCTCCTCTTGCTTGGAGAAGACATTTTCCAGAATCGTAAATGTTATCAATAACAACCTGCCAAGTAGAATGAAAAATGGACATCACAAAGCTATATATTGTACAAAAGAGATAGACTATATGTTATAGCATGTAAGGAGGCTAGATCTACAAACTGACAAGCAAACGCAACAACAAATTGCAGACCTACAAGTCAGAATCCTTAAGATAATGAAGAAGGTATTTCTAGAGGGCTTTATGCAGAAGGGGAATATAAAGAACCATAAAGTTCTGAATTAATTGCCACATAAACCCTCAATTGTTATCAAACGCAGAATGATGAatctaaataatttttgagattGCAACAACATTGTACTGCATACATCACCCAAAATAACTCAAAAGGAACTATCTCTAGTCTCTACgtcatcatatatatttatttccaaGTAAATAAGGAACCATAGTTTATGCTATCAAAAGGAATTGCTAGTACTGTAGTACACCAACAAGACAGATATACCGAGGGTCCGCCGCcaaaaaaatcatgttcaaCTTAAAAAAGGAAATGACAGATCACTGCAAGTCCAAGAACAGAAGGTAACAAATCATAGGAGTCCAATTCAAACACGTTACTTGCGTATAGGGGCAAAGggacacaaaatttctgacACACTAATCATAAGCATAACATttactattaaacaaatcaatatatctCTATCAAGTTTTTGGCTCTTGAGTACATATTGCACTTAATTCTTACTCCTACAATTCAACCAAACATCCTGTGTATCATTCATTCAACTAATACATCGATTTGCAGTCTGCGCATATAGTTTAccttcaaatataaaaatctcgCAACTAACAACACAAAAGAACACACCAGTACAAACTCCTTTCGTAATTCAACTCTTCTATGTCCTGCTTAAAGTACCACATCAAGAATCATCCCCAATAATTCCGAATGCAATTAATCTCTCCAACCGCAAATCCATAAAACAATCAAACTTGTCGAAATTAAGTTCGTTACTACAAATTGAACATACAACTTCATTCACATTCTAATTGTGCAATCAGTTACACATAATATTCACACATTataaacaatcaaacaaacacAAATCAATTCACAagaaacaattacatacaacaAATGAAACTTAATCAGAAAAGATACAACGGAGAAGAAAGATGACCGGAGTGAATTGACGATGAAGCAGATCGGCGGTGAGGTCTGAAGATAATGTAAATTTCAATCTCTTGTTGTGTATCAATTGAATTGAATATATAATGTgtgtttgtattttttattaattaaaaattaaaaatataagcaCCGATCCAAAGGTGTGAAGTCGGTGAAGGATTAATAAGAAAGAGATACGTGGGCTTTGTTtctgtaaaattttatatactcTAGAATGCTGTTAAATCAGCACTAATATTACCATATATATAAACTCCCGGATTTGCCTCTTCTCCTCTTGTAagtttacttttattttctttacttTTCTTTTGTTATGATAgtttgtattttttaaattttcgaataatatttttgattaggTTTGATTTTATCGATgagaaaaaaattgtgaaaattgCCTCGTCGGATTTTATTTGAGGAATGTGTATTACCAATTTGTCCTCAATATGATAAATTGAAAATGATCAAATGAAAAAGAAAGGCAACTAGAATTGAATAGCACATTCTGACTTTGAAAAATAACATTTGGTTGATAAAATGCCACAACCACTAGTCTGATTTGGATAAAGAAGCAACTTCATTCTCTGTTGCCATTTAGGTGAATATTTGCTTAGAATAACAGGAAATAGAGATACTACAATGCTCTAGGCTAGAGTATGGTTAAACTCCCACAGGGATGGGTTCCCATGGCTCTATTCCTTTGTCCTCCAACTTGGAAAATGTAATGTAGATCCCTGCAGGATATGTGCAGGAAAAACATACACAGAGCAGTGGGCTAGCCTTATTCAAATATCATTTTCCggttcaaatataaaaaaaaaacagctgCATAAGTAACATGTGCTGAAGATACACGAAAATCCTTCGCACAAGAAAGCCCTGCCATCCTAGTGCAAACAAGCATCTCTATATGTAAATAAGCAGGGACGAAGCACGTCATTGGCTTTCAACCCCATAAAAAACACTAAAATTTCTCTCCGTAGTAATATGCAGTGCCAACCATTAGTGCAACGGTAGCACCCTGTACAACCACACGAGCTCTCATTAGTTTCTGACCTAGTTGAGAATTTCCCTGTCTGAAACTAATTAGCCCGGCTGTCAGTACTCCGGCAGTGAGTAGAGCAcctgaaatgcaaaaaaaaacatcaagCTCGCTGGATGCAGCAGACTAAATATACATACTGTGACGATATCAATCAATCATTTACAGCTTTATACAGCAGAGCTTAAAAATTGTGTATGTATTTAACACATGCAAGCAACACCATATAAAGTTTAATTACAGAGAACAAAGAGATAGACAGAGAAGATAGCAAGGTCAACTAATAATGTTAACGTCTACAGTACTAATAAAAGATGTGTGATgaaagtgaagcaacttttttACTAAGATTGTTCCTTAGCCTTCTAAGCATTTCTGTCTCCATGATTTGATTTTCTTTACTTCTTACAGTGAGACCATGCAActaagtacagaggaagcttacATGTGGCTTGCTGTGTGGAAGACTGagattttagaaatatatcATCATGATCAAGTCATAGGTAAGTTTCAAATGTCATAAATATCCTGAGGGCAACTGAGGCTGCAAAATCTAGACTTAatcagaaaatatttttgacatTGCATTGTAAAATACAACAATGGCAACGGAAGCAGATAATTCTTGTAATTTGGAGGCAGGCAAGTATTTACAGGTCACGGCAATGTCCTAATGTCCAGCTAAAAAATTACTTGGCTTGATTATTTCCTGTCATGCATGCTTGGCCTCTTAGTAAGGATTTATGATATTCAGTATGCTTATGTTCCCCTGAGAATATAATTCCATTTCTGAGATCTTACATCCAACTGACACTCATTACTTTCCCATCTTcctctaataaattaataaaacctTATTTGGAGTTGCTCTTCTCATGGAATGCTGGGtactaaatatttaatattctaaTGTGCGGGATGATGATGCTTCTTATGTACAATGACAACAACATATTAACAGTCCTTTTAGTTGATTTAGAATCGAAAACCGGGGGTTGAAATCCAAAACCTAGGCTCATTATTATCACAACAAGGTCAAGATGAATCCACATCTAACAATTTCAACATACCTACATCTAGTGTGATAAACTGTGTAAGCACTCTAAATAATAGGTCAATTCTAGACAGAGTATGCCACAATGTCATATTTTCAATTGACTACTACTGACAATCACCTATCTTTCTGTAAATACATAACCTATAAACGGGGGTAAATAAAGACGATAAGAAAAGGGTACCAAGatctggaaaaaaataaaaattcccaATGGCATATTAACAGACCAGAGATAGTCGTTCTAAAAGTACACCTATTAACTTAATGAAGGAGCATATTAAGTGAAGTGAATCACAGCTGTGTTACTCCTACACTGGAAGAATAATTTTATAGGATTGTTGAATATATTGTGGATGAGGATGTTAATGAAGGATTTAAGGTGAATAAACACAGTCATCCTATTCATGTCTTGGCAATGAAGGATTGTTGAACTATAGTGTTGTTAATGTGATACTAAcgtcaacaaaaaaaaaacgacGATGAACTTTAGGCTTGCCTGATAACTTATCTGGTTCAGAAAGATAAATTTGAAAGAAGGAAAGAGGATACTTTCTAAACTCGGTCCGAAAAATAACAAGAGAAAACACACACACtgagaaaaaaaagaaagaagaagaagaagaagaagagaacaCTAGGAGCCCGTTtaggtgaacttaaaataatgACTTGTGAGTTATAGTGACTTAACATGATAAGTGTGAACCTTAAGCTGTCCGTTTGggtaattattttatatcataggtgacttatgagttatcgaaattgtatataataatgataaatttgaTAGGTTTATTTGAGCgatgaaattgatttttataaaagaatcatgaaaataaaaacattattcCAAAATGTACGTCCCACTAACTTCCTGCTGCTCACCACTCCTCGAGGCCAAGGACGGGATCGAAAAAAAAGGGGtcaataaaaaaatcaagaaactaTAGAATCCGATCGATTGCGTAAAGCCCGCGGTTtggtttatttataattttaagtcagtttctgacttattacacaaacatacaTTTTCAACTTAAAGTCGAAAATGGATTTAAGCTCTGGGCCCAAACAAACATGCTCATTGTTTGTTGTCTATCCGTTTTTAAAAATGACTTGCATACTCTTAAGGTGACAATATTCTACACGGTCTGACATATTATAACGCAGATTTAAGCATGTCTTATGACATAAATTTTTCTTGATCATCTAATGTAGCAGTCCAGATTCTTCTTTTTTCACATGCAGCCCTAACAAATGACAAATTGTTGCAAGCTTGATTATAGTAACAATTGTTACATATTGCAATTGGCAAAGGGTACACTTATGATGAATAATCGTTATGCTCTGGTACAAACACGATATACACAAAAACACCATAAGCTCATCAAACAATTTACTCAGTCGTCTAAAAACCGATAATTAGTTTACTTTTATGATATTAACTAGTAGCAATGAAAACTAACATGTTTAAACTATTACAGTATAACAGAGCCAATAATTAATTGGTAGAGTATTAACTGATTATACAGATACAAATAGGGGCAGAAatgaaaaaagagagaaaaggaTACCAATAGGGACGAAGGGATTTTTAACACGCTTCTTCTCGGGGAACAAATCTTCAAATTCAGTATCGGATGATGCCATATTTCTCAACGGAGCTCCGAATGGCAATGATGGATGTAGAACCCTAAGTCGCAGGATCCGAATTCGTCGCCAACTGTATCTCTCTGCTAATTGTGTGTGTCTGTTTCGGCCTCCACGTCGCGCCTTGTTTGTCCGCACTTCTTAAGAGTTAAGACGGTGGGCGCTGCTAGCTTTTACACCCAATAGGTTAAGTTCAACTTTTACTCTTCTTTTTCTGTTCAATCTTTCAGTACTATAACTAGCATAAAAAGGCACGGGTCTCTAGTTTATatcgtgttttaaataatattgatgTGTCATCGTATTGTTTCGAGCAACCTAATagcaaatatgaaaattaaataatattgatgattttttttattttttgacaaaataagcagatatgaaaatgttatatttgcaacctaataggattaataataataataataataataataataataataataataatattaataataataataagtactatatttttttaaaaattatgtatcAAAAACTACTACTGAATCCATTTCTTATATTTAAACTCGTGAGGATATAGAGGTCATCATCATATTATCTACAGGTTCAAAATTACATTCGACATGAATACtggaatttttagattttaaatatattattcctcaattaaaagtatttgtaatttattgttgaaaattattaaattatttaacctAATGTAACATGATTTTGGTGAAAACTTGTTTTTGATATGCTGAactacgatatcctaaatcgtCGTTAGAAGAAGATGTGTGGCGTGcattgttttacatttatttctttttttttttagcgTAGATTTGGTGTCATAGTTGAGTGACACATGATGGGCAGATCATCAACACGGtcttttttagcatatgttACACACATTCTGCATAAATAGAAATTGTAACAACTAAAAAGACcaataccttattttattataaaagtataatttcaactaataacCCTATAATTGTGCCCAAAAAAATTCTGACATCTTTAATGTGGTTTAATcttataattttcatatcaacatAAAATACTTTAAtgtcttatatttttattgttaattagaAATATTAGaagattattactttgatacaatCTGTTATAATATCGgcttgttaaattttaattttttataattagttttctAAGCTTgatgattaagacttttaatgatttttcatgtaaatgttataaaccagatctcaaacaACGATTTCCTGAAATTTGAAATAGCAAAAACAGAG of Daucus carota subsp. sativus chromosome 3, DH1 v3.0, whole genome shotgun sequence contains these proteins:
- the LOC108211273 gene encoding ubiquitin-conjugating enzyme E2-23 kDa; translated protein: MSSPSKRRDMDVMKLMMSDYAVEPINDGLNEFNVEFHGPKESLYEGGVWKVRVELPDAYPYKSPSIGFLNKIYHPNVDEMSGSVCLDVINQSWSPMFDLINVFEVFLPQLLLYPNPSDPLNGDAASLMMKDRKQYDEKVKEYCERYAKKENITSKPAEESDEEASDDDISDGRSASSDDVAGHADP